A stretch of the Enterobacter mori genome encodes the following:
- the fimZ gene encoding fimbria biosynthesis transcriptional regulator FimZ — MKPASVIIMDEHPIVRMSIEVLLQKNKNIIVKLKSGDSHEVLDCIRNHPIDLVILDIELTGTDGFSLLKRIRNLNKDIKVLFLSSKSESFYAGRAIRAGANGFVSKRKDLGEIYNAVEMILMGYSFFPSETLNFINHLGSGKGITPDMPLSNREVTVLRYLANGLSNKEIAEQLLLSNKTISAHKSNIYSKLGVQSIVELIDYAKAHELL, encoded by the coding sequence ATGAAACCGGCATCCGTTATCATTATGGACGAACACCCTATTGTCAGAATGTCGATAGAAGTCCTGCTACAGAAAAATAAAAATATCATAGTCAAACTCAAGTCTGGCGATAGCCATGAAGTGCTTGATTGTATTCGCAACCACCCCATCGATCTGGTTATCCTGGACATCGAACTGACGGGAACCGATGGGTTTTCATTACTCAAGAGAATCAGAAACCTAAACAAAGACATCAAGGTTTTGTTCCTCTCGTCAAAATCAGAGTCGTTTTACGCTGGACGCGCCATTCGCGCAGGGGCCAATGGCTTTGTCAGCAAGCGGAAAGATTTGGGTGAGATCTACAACGCGGTGGAAATGATACTGATGGGCTATTCTTTTTTCCCTTCAGAAACGCTGAACTTTATAAATCATCTGGGCTCCGGGAAAGGTATCACGCCGGATATGCCATTATCGAATCGTGAAGTCACGGTGTTACGCTACCTAGCGAATGGGTTATCCAATAAGGAGATTGCGGAGCAGTTGCTATTAAGCAACAAGACCATTAGCGCGCACAAATCAAATATTTATTCCAAGCTCGGCGTACAGAGCATTGTGGAATTAATAGATTA
- a CDS encoding helix-turn-helix transcriptional regulator — protein sequence MGMTVRRYRRRRTGSDALGFTRSPFAPPFFDRLEFLSQSTNLTHKTDAPFILLVTEDHYLRTGILNGNFPLGCCSDYPVLEDALSALNQWPSARLVVDIDSRATALIDKLDQLRRYSLYPPFLTPHLLVRADDYDTRLFCKAAGPFHVLERQLPAAALQQYLLETRPPQGSVKEWFTRSEWPILQELSRGKTLRQIALIQNRPYSRIIYRLGCILAKLGLNHRQELLHLLNNLSDCTF from the coding sequence ATGGGAATGACAGTGCGCCGTTACCGTCGGCGTCGAACAGGAAGTGACGCACTGGGATTTACACGCTCGCCTTTTGCTCCCCCCTTCTTTGACCGACTCGAATTTTTGAGCCAGTCCACCAACCTGACCCATAAAACTGACGCCCCGTTTATTCTTCTGGTCACGGAAGATCATTACCTGCGCACCGGAATTCTGAACGGAAATTTCCCACTAGGCTGTTGCTCTGACTATCCGGTGCTGGAAGATGCCTTAAGCGCGTTGAATCAGTGGCCATCCGCGCGTCTGGTGGTTGATATCGACAGCCGCGCCACGGCGCTGATCGACAAACTGGATCAGCTAAGACGATATAGCCTCTACCCTCCTTTTCTTACCCCTCATCTGCTTGTCAGGGCAGATGATTACGATACCCGCCTGTTCTGCAAAGCGGCGGGGCCCTTTCATGTGCTTGAACGACAGTTGCCCGCTGCGGCGCTGCAGCAGTACCTGCTGGAGACAAGGCCTCCGCAAGGTTCGGTGAAAGAGTGGTTCACGCGCAGCGAATGGCCCATTTTACAGGAGCTGTCTCGTGGCAAAACGTTACGTCAAATTGCCCTGATACAAAACCGGCCCTACAGCCGCATTATTTATCGGCTCGGCTGTATTCTGGCCAAACTGGGATTGAACCATCGCCAGGAATTACTGCATCTTCTCAATAACCTCTCAGACTGCACGTTTTAA
- a CDS encoding EAL domain-containing protein, with amino-acid sequence MTAQNLTYTPPRLKHISHDITGIKLEPIVALASSHRIGVEVLSILSPALQSEDFFREQSAEQSLMLLEVQLGVLKNALACNNIFINLPITVLMVPELFQRLLQLRSPPLNIEIVDPVDFFTLSDTQRQGVAQRLKQLTMKGHRIWLDDVDDSIVQPFLSWPLPLSGIKIDKETFWRMRATPALGELVSRCFRLAGNVLIEGIETERDRSCARQAGAQLGQGYYWPSWTWPED; translated from the coding sequence GTGACAGCGCAAAACCTGACCTATACGCCTCCCCGGCTAAAGCATATTTCTCATGATATCACCGGCATCAAACTTGAGCCCATCGTTGCCCTCGCCTCTTCGCACAGGATCGGCGTAGAGGTGCTCAGCATTCTGTCACCCGCGCTGCAAAGTGAAGATTTTTTCCGCGAACAATCGGCAGAGCAGTCGCTTATGCTGCTGGAAGTGCAGCTCGGTGTGCTAAAAAATGCGCTCGCCTGTAACAATATTTTCATCAATCTGCCGATAACCGTACTCATGGTGCCAGAACTTTTTCAGCGCCTGCTGCAACTGCGAAGCCCGCCGCTGAATATAGAGATTGTCGACCCTGTCGACTTTTTCACACTCTCCGATACACAGCGGCAAGGCGTCGCCCAGCGCCTGAAGCAGCTCACCATGAAGGGTCACCGCATCTGGCTGGATGACGTAGACGACAGTATTGTCCAGCCCTTCTTATCCTGGCCGCTGCCACTCAGCGGCATAAAAATCGATAAGGAAACCTTCTGGCGTATGCGCGCCACCCCTGCGCTGGGGGAACTGGTTTCCCGCTGTTTTCGGCTTGCCGGAAATGTGCTTATCGAAGGTATTGAGACTGAACGGGATCGTTCCTGCGCACGCCAGGCAGGGGCACAACTCGGCCAGGGGTATTACTGGCCATCCTGGACATGGCCGGAGGATTAA
- the yahO gene encoding DUF1471 family periplasmic protein YahO, whose protein sequence is MKKTTAILLGTAFLFTTNAFAAELLTKNEFEKVESQYEKIGTVNTSNEVSVDDAKKELIEKADKQGADVLVLTSGNTNNKIHGTADIYKKK, encoded by the coding sequence ATGAAAAAGACGACTGCTATTTTGTTGGGAACCGCGTTTCTGTTTACCACCAATGCCTTTGCTGCTGAACTGCTGACGAAAAACGAATTCGAGAAAGTGGAATCGCAGTATGAAAAAATCGGTACTGTTAATACTTCAAATGAAGTATCGGTTGATGATGCGAAGAAAGAGCTGATTGAGAAAGCAGACAAACAAGGCGCTGATGTGTTGGTGCTGACTTCCGGTAACACCAACAACAAAATTCACGGCACAGCCGATATTTACAAGAAGAAATAA
- a CDS encoding methyl-accepting chemotaxis protein, with protein sequence MSIINHFANLKVRKKLFFGFSLVLLVTIVILFSALLGISNIKDKVEKNGHTTDLFNALSQVRLGRTNFQYTLDQTYLEQTNAATQRMQSIVASMATLSWSPDGKKAVEDTANSVNSYVATLVPFTQSLSEKRISEQKLSTQELCDNAVLAFALSRTDMLDTQHTLVAAQFAYTLSDIDSQMTLYKQRPTDALLKDIRARLETAKSDAEQLLPVVAEEQKVWLQSGLEEMQDVAAELLNYQKVWNRQVTLSDTLTDKALTLTHAIQTVFDLQQKKVTDTVSSVQIQMGIVAAIGIALGILMAMGITLSITRPLNETLGVAEQIARGDLTSTLTSTRRDEPGLLMQAVATMNANLKSIINDVRNGVDSVARSSSEIAAGTMDLSSRTEQQSAAVVETAASMEELTSTVALNAENANHARRLADEASQNATEGSQISLKVIDTMKNVRSSSHRISEITTVINSIAFQTNILALNAAVEAARAGDQGKGFAVVAAEVRTLAQRSAQSAKEIENLINESVVHVDTGFNLVESAGEAMAKIEISVAQVRDIMNEIAAATDEQSRGISQIAQAMAEMDTTTQQNAALVEESSAAASSLEDQAVQLEKVVSIFRVSNDHTAHPEPRRTENLHTASVSPHERPSLRDQDDWVKF encoded by the coding sequence ATGAGCATAATCAACCATTTTGCCAATTTAAAAGTCCGAAAGAAGTTATTCTTTGGTTTTTCCCTCGTGCTGCTCGTGACGATTGTTATTCTGTTTTCTGCTTTGCTGGGCATCAGCAACATTAAGGATAAAGTCGAAAAGAACGGCCATACCACCGATCTGTTTAACGCCCTGTCTCAGGTCCGCTTAGGGCGAACGAATTTTCAGTACACGCTCGACCAGACGTACCTGGAGCAGACCAACGCAGCTACCCAGCGCATGCAGAGCATTGTCGCCAGTATGGCAACATTGTCATGGTCTCCGGATGGCAAAAAAGCGGTGGAAGATACGGCAAACTCGGTCAACAGCTACGTCGCGACGCTGGTGCCTTTCACCCAATCCCTGTCAGAAAAGAGAATCAGCGAACAAAAACTCAGTACTCAGGAATTGTGCGATAACGCCGTGTTGGCATTCGCACTTAGCCGCACTGACATGCTGGACACTCAGCACACCCTTGTGGCCGCACAGTTTGCTTATACCCTTAGCGATATCGACTCCCAGATGACGCTGTATAAACAGCGTCCTACGGATGCGTTATTAAAAGACATCCGCGCACGTCTGGAGACAGCGAAATCAGACGCCGAACAACTGTTACCGGTTGTGGCCGAGGAACAAAAGGTCTGGCTACAGTCTGGCCTGGAAGAGATGCAAGATGTCGCGGCTGAATTATTGAATTACCAAAAGGTGTGGAATCGTCAGGTGACGCTTTCCGATACCTTAACCGATAAAGCCCTAACGCTGACGCATGCCATCCAGACGGTGTTTGACCTGCAGCAGAAAAAAGTGACCGATACCGTTAGTAGCGTTCAAATACAGATGGGCATTGTTGCTGCCATTGGTATTGCGCTTGGTATCCTTATGGCAATGGGCATCACGCTGTCCATCACCCGTCCACTTAATGAAACCCTGGGTGTCGCGGAGCAAATCGCCCGGGGCGATCTTACCAGCACGCTGACCAGCACACGTCGTGATGAGCCGGGTCTGTTGATGCAGGCCGTCGCGACCATGAATGCAAACCTGAAAAGCATTATTAATGATGTGCGCAATGGGGTGGACAGCGTCGCGCGTTCGTCTTCAGAAATTGCTGCGGGCACTATGGATCTCTCCTCGCGCACCGAACAGCAGTCAGCCGCCGTAGTCGAAACCGCCGCCAGCATGGAAGAGTTAACCTCTACCGTCGCGCTCAACGCTGAAAATGCCAACCATGCGCGACGCCTGGCAGATGAAGCCTCACAAAATGCGACCGAAGGAAGTCAGATCTCATTGAAGGTGATTGATACGATGAAAAACGTGCGCAGCAGTTCGCACCGGATTTCAGAGATCACCACCGTGATTAACAGTATCGCCTTCCAGACCAATATTCTGGCGCTGAACGCCGCCGTTGAAGCCGCCCGCGCGGGAGACCAGGGTAAAGGCTTCGCCGTGGTAGCAGCCGAGGTCCGAACCCTTGCCCAGCGCAGCGCGCAGTCAGCAAAAGAGATTGAGAACCTGATTAACGAATCGGTCGTGCATGTGGATACCGGCTTTAATCTGGTTGAAAGCGCAGGTGAAGCGATGGCGAAAATTGAGATATCCGTGGCACAGGTGCGTGACATCATGAACGAGATTGCCGCCGCCACCGATGAGCAAAGCCGCGGAATTTCGCAGATTGCCCAGGCCATGGCAGAAATGGACACGACCACTCAGCAGAATGCCGCCCTGGTGGAGGAGTCTTCCGCTGCGGCCAGCTCGCTTGAGGATCAGGCCGTACAGCTTGAAAAAGTGGTGTCGATATTCCGCGTCTCAAACGATCATACTGCGCATCCTGAACCCCGAAGAACAGAAAACCTGCACACCGCCAGCGTCTCCCCTCATGAACGGCCTTCCCTCCGAGACCAGGACGACTGGGTCAAATTCTGA
- a CDS encoding winged helix-turn-helix domain-containing protein, with protein MGYRLYGFMIGEEIHFDISNRRLYRLTCSHTDKNIAFASIYFNETMLRLFLFLLMNGRTRPISKEELFEKIWEAHNLSPSTQRLWQVLHNLKNKLNILGLPEDFIHNIKGRGYIINYPDITPVYYRVSELPAYSLKKEEKTDSLSE; from the coding sequence ATGGGCTATCGTCTATATGGATTTATGATCGGTGAAGAAATTCATTTTGATATTTCTAATCGCAGGCTCTACCGACTCACTTGCAGCCATACCGACAAAAATATTGCATTCGCATCTATTTACTTCAATGAAACGATGCTCAGGCTTTTTCTTTTTTTGTTGATGAATGGCAGAACCAGACCGATTTCAAAAGAAGAGCTGTTTGAAAAAATATGGGAGGCACATAATCTAAGCCCTTCCACACAACGATTATGGCAGGTTCTGCACAATCTAAAGAATAAACTGAACATTTTAGGCTTACCCGAAGATTTTATTCACAACATTAAAGGGCGTGGTTACATTATTAATTACCCAGACATCACCCCCGTTTATTACAGAGTGAGCGAACTCCCGGCTTACTCCCTTAAAAAAGAGGAGAAGACAGATAGCCTGAGTGAGTGA
- a CDS encoding winged helix-turn-helix domain-containing protein: MKPVFLINGSVLFEPEQRRLCPLAGYPERAVLLHAPVSECLLQLLEHNGEVLTQRYLFSAVWEKQGAIVSTNALYQTIASIRKALKMAGLADNVVQTIPKAGFKSVAHIQMGTVDSFIPLTVVVPGSLPPEPDNPLPHVTDNRFRLLSGKIAYGVAAVLFFLSCTVLYQQLPEQRTGFEGYQPVGTIAGCEVYSSWHDKINSQRIYTALTKQYPIQCKTGGVAYMTLNRFQNGTSVIVCDKLSDIAGAQCDSIMYRNQYHEND, from the coding sequence ATGAAACCCGTCTTTTTGATAAACGGTTCCGTGCTTTTTGAACCCGAACAGCGTCGTTTATGTCCGCTTGCGGGCTACCCCGAGCGTGCTGTGCTCCTTCATGCTCCGGTTAGCGAGTGCCTGCTCCAACTGCTTGAACACAACGGCGAGGTGCTGACACAGCGTTATCTTTTTTCGGCGGTATGGGAAAAACAGGGGGCGATAGTCTCGACCAATGCGTTATACCAGACCATCGCTTCCATCCGTAAAGCCCTTAAGATGGCGGGCCTGGCAGATAATGTTGTGCAAACCATACCTAAGGCGGGGTTTAAGTCGGTTGCACACATACAGATGGGAACGGTCGATAGTTTTATCCCGCTGACCGTCGTAGTGCCAGGCAGCCTGCCTCCAGAACCTGATAACCCGCTACCACACGTAACAGATAACCGGTTCCGGTTATTATCGGGGAAAATAGCGTACGGCGTCGCAGCGGTGTTATTTTTCCTTTCTTGTACGGTGCTTTATCAACAGTTACCTGAACAGCGCACCGGGTTTGAGGGATATCAACCAGTAGGCACTATTGCAGGGTGCGAGGTTTACTCATCCTGGCATGATAAAATAAATAGCCAGCGTATTTACACCGCCCTGACGAAACAGTATCCCATTCAGTGCAAAACAGGTGGAGTAGCCTATATGACGCTGAATCGTTTTCAAAATGGTACGTCGGTAATTGTATGCGATAAATTATCTGATATTGCGGGGGCGCAATGTGATTCCATTATGTACAGGAACCAGTATCATGAAAATGACTAG
- a CDS encoding YncE family protein, producing MTKKMSALALLVAASLSGCAAQQAATSAPAAQKTVTAPAETGVIKRELADGLYEMVLNPKGDALFVASAEGFKDVQGGVIYKLDPATLKTIGRSHTDLKNFAMAISPDGQTVYVTNSLDGGISAVSTADGKIKKRLMFTERNKEGFPFGAREILLHEGSLYVGGVGDPGVIWVVDAETLKLKKTIKNAGQWVTGLLWSAQTDRLYAANGGGEILVINPHSNKIEKRWKPLGDKPALLLNLAEDKATGRLFVTDNSKAKTTLVLDIHTGDVIKQLDVGDSLAVKFNAKRNELYITQRESGKLLSLDATTYAVKKAWDLPPNPNSLLLSADGQTLYVTVKQAFNKDHSTNGPDSVVRIVLN from the coding sequence ATGACCAAAAAAATGTCCGCGCTGGCACTGCTCGTTGCAGCGTCTCTTTCAGGCTGTGCTGCACAACAGGCCGCCACTTCGGCCCCTGCCGCGCAGAAGACCGTAACGGCGCCAGCTGAAACGGGCGTAATCAAGCGTGAACTCGCCGATGGCTTGTACGAAATGGTGCTTAATCCGAAGGGTGATGCGCTGTTTGTGGCCAGTGCAGAAGGTTTTAAGGATGTGCAGGGTGGGGTGATTTATAAGCTCGACCCGGCCACGCTGAAAACCATCGGCCGCAGCCATACCGATCTGAAAAACTTTGCGATGGCGATTTCACCGGACGGACAGACCGTTTACGTCACCAATTCGCTGGACGGGGGGATCAGTGCCGTTAGCACCGCGGACGGCAAAATCAAAAAGCGCCTGATGTTTACCGAGCGCAATAAAGAAGGCTTCCCGTTCGGCGCCCGTGAAATTTTGCTGCACGAAGGTTCGCTGTATGTGGGTGGCGTGGGCGATCCGGGTGTGATTTGGGTCGTCGACGCTGAAACGCTGAAATTAAAGAAAACCATCAAGAACGCTGGTCAATGGGTGACCGGATTACTGTGGTCTGCGCAAACGGACCGTCTGTATGCGGCCAACGGCGGCGGCGAGATCCTCGTCATTAACCCGCACAGCAATAAAATCGAAAAACGCTGGAAGCCGCTGGGCGACAAACCAGCCCTGCTGCTGAACCTCGCGGAAGACAAGGCCACCGGACGTCTATTCGTCACTGATAACTCCAAAGCCAAAACCACCCTGGTGCTGGACATTCACACGGGTGACGTGATTAAACAGCTTGATGTGGGCGATTCGCTGGCGGTGAAATTCAACGCCAAACGCAACGAGCTGTACATCACTCAGCGTGAAAGCGGAAAACTGCTGAGCCTGGATGCCACCACCTATGCTGTGAAGAAGGCCTGGGATCTGCCACCGAACCCGAACAGCCTGCTGCTGTCGGCGGATGGCCAGACGCTCTACGTCACCGTGAAACAGGCTTTCAATAAAGACCACTCCACTAACGGGCCGGACAGCGTGGTTCGCATTGTACTTAACTAA
- a CDS encoding TonB-dependent receptor, translating to MNNTTMNKTLLALAIGAVTHSAFAADTKKEDTIVVQSAPSSDFKPGGDQLVPAFLDGQVANGGRMGMLGQQNAMDVPFNIISYTSKLVEDQQAKTIADVVANDAGVQYVQGYGNSAETFRIRGLKFDGDDMTFGGLSGVLPRQVVDAQMVDRIEIFKGANSLMNGAASSGVGGMINLEPKHAGETPQAKVGVDYTSDSQIGTTLDAGRRFGDNDQFGARVNLVHREGETGVPNDRRRTTLLSTGLDYKGDRFRTSLDLGYQKKTFHGSPTSVNISAVDFVPEPPKNDRNFSQKWAYSNIENEFGMWRSEYDITDGWTAYTGLGAQHAHEEGIYSAPKLVDKSGKATVSRLDTNRISDSVSGMAGIRGNFDTGFVSHKVNVGYSAMTKNEKIAWKMSAAADNPTTNIYHNTGVDMPDSTNFNGIGGKYSDPLTSGRTRTQGWLLSDTLGVLDDKLLFTAGARHQKVVIRGYNKITGAENAADGFDGSRWMPTYGVVYKPWEEISLYANHTEALQPGNTAPNTATNYGQSTGIVHSKQNEVGVKADFGRVGGSLALFEIKMPSAILDDSGHYGLDAEQRNRGVELNVFGEPMLGMRLNASATWLQAEMTKTKNGVNQGNDAIGIPNFYAVLGAEYDIKPVDGLTATARVNHSGTQYADLANTKKLDSYTTLDLGMRYRFAVNHNANQMTVRAGIDNVTNENYWASVDDSGTYITQGEPRTFKVSVGYEF from the coding sequence ATGAACAACACCACAATGAATAAAACGCTGCTGGCATTGGCCATTGGCGCGGTTACCCACTCCGCTTTTGCAGCGGACACGAAAAAAGAGGACACCATTGTTGTCCAGTCTGCGCCTTCGAGCGATTTTAAACCCGGCGGTGACCAGCTGGTACCGGCCTTCCTCGACGGGCAGGTGGCAAATGGCGGACGCATGGGGATGCTCGGTCAGCAGAACGCCATGGACGTGCCGTTCAATATCATCAGCTATACCTCGAAGCTGGTGGAAGATCAGCAGGCCAAGACCATTGCCGATGTCGTCGCCAACGACGCAGGCGTGCAGTATGTTCAGGGTTACGGCAACAGCGCTGAAACGTTCCGTATCCGTGGCCTGAAGTTCGACGGCGATGACATGACCTTTGGCGGCTTGTCCGGCGTGCTGCCGCGTCAGGTGGTGGATGCCCAGATGGTCGACCGCATTGAGATCTTCAAAGGGGCCAACTCGCTGATGAACGGTGCGGCAAGCTCCGGCGTGGGCGGGATGATCAACCTTGAGCCGAAACATGCGGGCGAGACGCCGCAGGCAAAAGTGGGCGTCGACTACACCTCGGATTCCCAGATTGGCACCACGCTGGACGCGGGCCGTCGCTTTGGTGATAACGACCAGTTTGGCGCACGCGTGAACCTCGTCCATCGCGAAGGGGAAACCGGCGTACCGAACGACCGCCGCCGCACCACTCTGCTTTCCACTGGCCTGGACTACAAAGGCGACCGCTTCCGCACCTCGCTGGACCTGGGATATCAGAAAAAAACCTTCCACGGCAGCCCTACCAGCGTCAATATTTCAGCGGTGGATTTCGTCCCTGAGCCGCCTAAAAATGACCGCAACTTCTCGCAGAAGTGGGCCTACAGCAATATCGAAAACGAATTCGGGATGTGGCGCAGCGAGTACGACATTACCGACGGCTGGACCGCCTATACCGGTTTGGGCGCGCAGCACGCGCACGAGGAAGGGATCTACAGCGCGCCGAAGCTGGTGGACAAGAGCGGCAAGGCCACGGTCAGCCGCCTCGATACCAATCGCATCAGCGATTCCGTCAGCGGGATGGCGGGCATTCGCGGTAACTTCGACACCGGTTTTGTCTCGCACAAGGTCAACGTCGGGTATTCCGCGATGACCAAAAACGAAAAAATCGCGTGGAAAATGTCGGCGGCGGCGGATAACCCGACCACCAACATTTATCACAACACCGGCGTCGATATGCCGGACAGCACCAACTTCAACGGCATTGGCGGGAAATACAGCGATCCGCTCACCAGCGGGCGCACCCGTACCCAGGGTTGGCTGCTGAGCGATACCCTGGGCGTGCTGGACGACAAGCTGCTGTTCACCGCCGGGGCGCGCCATCAGAAGGTGGTCATTCGCGGCTACAACAAAATTACCGGTGCGGAAAACGCCGCGGACGGTTTCGACGGCAGCCGCTGGATGCCCACCTACGGCGTGGTCTACAAGCCGTGGGAGGAAATTTCTCTCTACGCCAACCACACCGAAGCGCTACAGCCGGGCAACACCGCACCTAACACCGCCACCAACTACGGCCAGAGCACCGGTATCGTGCACTCTAAGCAGAACGAAGTGGGCGTGAAGGCGGACTTTGGCCGCGTGGGCGGATCGCTTGCGCTGTTCGAAATCAAAATGCCGTCGGCAATCCTCGACGACAGCGGCCACTACGGCCTGGACGCCGAGCAGCGTAACCGAGGCGTTGAGCTGAACGTCTTCGGCGAGCCAATGCTGGGGATGCGTCTGAACGCCAGCGCCACCTGGCTGCAGGCCGAGATGACCAAAACCAAAAACGGCGTCAATCAGGGTAACGATGCAATCGGTATTCCGAATTTCTACGCCGTGCTGGGCGCGGAGTACGACATCAAGCCCGTTGACGGTTTGACGGCGACCGCCCGCGTGAACCACTCCGGCACGCAGTACGCTGACCTGGCAAACACCAAAAAGCTGGACAGCTACACCACGCTGGATCTGGGCATGCGCTATCGCTTCGCGGTGAACCACAATGCAAACCAGATGACCGTGCGCGCAGGCATCGACAACGTGACCAACGAGAACTACTGGGCCAGCGTAGACGATTCCGGTACCTACATCACTCAGGGCGAACCGCGGACCTTCAAGGTTTCGGTTGGCTACGAGTTCTAA
- a CDS encoding PhoX family protein, whose translation MGRPLKSVFKKEHRDDITNRSANPVFSEVAEVFLSRRRFLQMGAVAGAAVSFPFLIKPESAIAAVSKPSALAKAVSLGFSSIPVSTEDTVRVPEGYIARPFYRWGDPTGIKNNMPAFRPDASNTTDEQAVQAGMHHDGMAWFSLPQGAQNPEHGLLALNHEYIDNGMLFTDGTANWSLDKARKGQNAMGVSVVEVKKTGSEWQVVRPSSLARRITVNTPMHLTGPARHQPLMKTAADPQGERVLGTMQNCANGHTPWGTYLTCEENWSDIFVKKADLNPLEKRYGISDSDESYRWNEVDDRFSVDKTPNEPNRFGWVVEIDPYDPTSTPCKHTALGRFKHEGAAVTLAADKRVVVYMGDDQKFEYIYKFVSDNKYDPANREANMQLLTSGTLYVARFNEEGSGDWLPLIFGQNGLDKSNGFESQGDLLIKTRLAADVVGATKMDRPEWIAVDPHASGSVYCTLTNNSDRGKEGKAPVDAANPRANNVFGHIMHWHEDGADPAAARFKWDILVMAGRTDGDDPKAKGSMLGAEFGSPDGLSFDHQGVLWIQTDVSSSTINKKAYEGMGNNQMVATIPGTNEYRRFLTGPRGCEITGIAFTPDNRTLFINIQHPGEGGDDITDPANPRAVSNWPDASPNGRPRSSTVVIVKADGGIIGS comes from the coding sequence ATGGGCAGACCCCTCAAATCCGTTTTTAAAAAAGAACATCGCGACGATATTACTAACCGCAGCGCCAACCCGGTTTTCTCCGAGGTTGCCGAGGTGTTCCTTTCCCGCCGCCGTTTTCTGCAGATGGGCGCCGTTGCGGGGGCTGCCGTTTCATTCCCCTTTCTGATCAAACCTGAGAGTGCTATTGCCGCGGTATCGAAGCCTTCCGCGCTGGCGAAAGCGGTGTCGCTTGGGTTTAGCAGTATTCCCGTTTCCACGGAAGATACGGTAAGGGTGCCTGAAGGCTATATTGCCCGCCCGTTTTATCGCTGGGGTGACCCGACGGGAATTAAAAACAACATGCCAGCCTTTAGGCCTGACGCCAGCAACACCACGGACGAGCAGGCGGTGCAGGCGGGCATGCACCACGACGGGATGGCGTGGTTTAGCCTGCCGCAGGGAGCGCAAAACCCGGAGCATGGCCTGCTGGCGCTGAACCATGAATACATCGACAACGGAATGCTGTTTACGGACGGCACCGCGAACTGGAGCCTCGACAAAGCCCGCAAGGGGCAGAACGCGATGGGCGTGTCGGTGGTGGAAGTGAAAAAAACGGGCAGTGAGTGGCAGGTGGTTCGCCCGTCTTCCCTGGCCCGCCGCATTACCGTCAATACGCCGATGCACCTTACCGGCCCGGCGCGGCATCAGCCCTTAATGAAAACCGCCGCCGACCCGCAGGGGGAACGCGTGCTGGGTACCATGCAAAACTGCGCTAACGGCCATACGCCGTGGGGCACCTATCTCACCTGCGAGGAGAACTGGTCGGATATTTTTGTCAAAAAAGCCGATCTTAACCCGCTGGAAAAACGCTACGGCATCAGCGACAGCGACGAGTCTTACCGCTGGAACGAAGTAGATGACCGGTTCAGCGTCGATAAAACCCCTAACGAACCCAACCGTTTTGGCTGGGTCGTGGAGATTGATCCCTACGACCCGACCTCCACGCCGTGCAAACACACCGCTCTTGGCCGCTTCAAGCATGAGGGGGCGGCCGTCACGCTCGCCGCCGATAAGCGCGTGGTGGTTTATATGGGTGACGATCAGAAGTTTGAGTACATCTACAAATTTGTCTCGGACAACAAATACGATCCTGCGAACCGTGAAGCCAATATGCAGCTGCTGACGTCCGGCACGCTGTACGTCGCCAGGTTCAACGAGGAGGGGAGCGGCGACTGGCTGCCGCTGATCTTCGGGCAAAATGGCCTGGATAAAAGCAACGGCTTTGAAAGCCAGGGCGATCTGCTGATTAAAACCCGCCTGGCGGCCGATGTGGTGGGGGCGACGAAAATGGATCGCCCCGAGTGGATAGCCGTCGATCCGCACGCCAGCGGCAGCGTCTACTGTACGCTCACCAACAACAGCGATCGCGGCAAGGAGGGCAAGGCGCCGGTCGATGCCGCCAACCCGCGCGCCAACAACGTGTTTGGTCATATTATGCACTGGCATGAAGACGGGGCCGATCCTGCCGCCGCACGCTTTAAGTGGGATATTCTGGTCATGGCCGGGCGCACCGACGGCGACGATCCTAAGGCCAAAGGCTCCATGCTGGGCGCGGAATTCGGCAGCCCGGATGGCCTGTCGTTCGATCACCAGGGCGTCCTGTGGATCCAAACCGACGTCTCTTCCAGCACCATTAATAAGAAAGCGTACGAGGGGATGGGCAATAACCAGATGGTGGCTACCATTCCGGGCACCAATGAATACCGCCGTTTCCTGACCGGACCGCGCGGCTGCGAAATCACCGGCATTGCGTTTACGCCGGACAACCGAACGCTGTTCATTAACATCCAGCATCCGGGGGAGGGCGGGGATGATATTACCGATCCGGCCAATCCGCGCGCTGTCTCCAACTGGCCAGACGCCAGCCCGAACGGGCGTCCACGATCGTCAACGGTGGTGATCGTCAAAGCGGACGGTGGGATCATCGGGTCGTGA